In Candidatus Methylomirabilota bacterium, the genomic window CCCTTCATCCAGTCCGTGTACTGCTGCAGGTTCTTTACGCCAGCAAGCGGCTCGGCTTGCGCAGAAAAAGTAGCGTCCGTGTTGCAGTACGCTTTGCATCCTGCCCATCCTTTCCCCGTTTCGCAGGCCTCGAAGAATTTCTTGGCAATGCCTGTAATCGACGTCATGGCTCTCTCCAATTTGACAGTGGTTGGAACGTAACCGTCGGCGACTCTCGCAGAGTCACAACTCACCACTGAGCGTAGCAAACATAGAGGCCCCTTACCAGCCGCCGCCGTCCTCTCCGCGCGGCGCACACGAACCCCCTACGTGGCGCAGATGACCGGGCTGTCCGGGCCCATCTCCGGTCGGACACCTCGCGGGAGAAGCGTGCGCGGGCACGAGCGGTGGCGGCCCGAAGCGTGTGGAAAAAGAGAAGTGGCGCATTCTTCCGGTTGATGAAGTGAACGACCAACGCGCCGCCTGGCAGGGCGGCCACCGGAGGAACGCGCCATGGGCAAGGGTATCAGCAAGCCGATCGAAGCGCATGAGCTTGAACCCGTCTCGCTGAGCGAACTGATTCACCAGCACGTCCGCGTCGCGATCGAAACGGCCGTCCACGAGGAACTTCGGGCTGCGCTCGCGACGGCCCCATACGAGCGCAGCGAGGCTCGGCGTGGCTACCGCAATGGCACCAAGGAACGCACGCTCACGGGACCGACCAGCCCGATCGCACTCACGCTACCGCGCGCCACGCTGTTCCAGCCGTCCGGCGCGAAGGAAGGGACGTCGGTGATCCTCCCGCGCTATCAGCGGCGGATGCCGGTGGTGAATGAAGCGGTGGTCGCCACCTATCTGGCTGGCGGGAATACCCGCCGGATTCGCGGTGCGCTCCAATCGCTGCTCAAGGCCGCGCCCCTCTCGAAGAGCGCGGTGTCGCGGGTCATCGCCACACTGAAAGAAGGACTGGAGACATGGCGCACTCGCTCGCTCGCCGACCTCGACGTGATCTATGTCTACCTCGACGGCTTCGGCCTACGGGTGCGCAGCGCCGGGAAAGTGGTCAGCGCGTCGGTGCTGGGCGTCGTCGGCGTCCTTCCCGACGGGCACAAACACCTGCTTGCCCTGGAGCTGTGCGGCGGCGAGTCGTTCACGGCGTGGAAACGTTGTTTCGACGATCTCGTCGCGCGCGGGTTGCGGGCGCCGATGCTAGCCATCATCGACGGTAATGCCGGGCTGCGGCGCGCCGTCGGCCTAGTGTGGCCGTGCGCCGCGGCGCAGCGCTACTGCGTACACAAGCTGCGGAACCTTGAGCGGAAAGCTCCCAAGCGCGCGCTCCCCGAGATCCGCGACGACTTCCACCGCATCGTGTACGCGGCCAGTGCCGATACCGCCCGCGGCGCTTTCGTTGCCTTCGAGCGCACGTGGTCCAAACGCTGCCCCCGTGTGGTGACGAGCCTGCGAGAAGGCGGCGATGAACTCCTAACGTTCTTCGCCTTCCCGAAAGCGCAGTGGAAAGCACTGCGCAGCACGAACGTCATCGAGCGACTTCACGGGGAATTCCGGCGCCGCGTGAAAACGCAAGGCTCGCTGCCGAGCGAAGACGCGGCTGTCGTCCTACTCTTCAGCCTCGTAGCGAGCGGGCAGATAAAGTTGCGCAGGATCGACGGCTGGCGCAAAATCGCTGCAGTGCTCAGCCAGCACACGCCGGTAGCAGCATGACCTGGGACCGGTGCTCGACACGGCCGGAGGTCGCGAATCTCCCCTGCATCAGGAGGTCATCATGCGAAGGATCGTCGCGTCGCTAAGCGCAGTGCTCATGCTCGCCGCCGTCACCGCGGTGGCGCAGGAAAAGATGAAGGATCCACCCAAGTCCGGCCACGAGGGCATGGCCAAGGCCGGCGGGGCCAAATCCGACGCCGCCGTCATCGCGAAGGCGACGAGTGCCGCGCCGCCGGACATCGGCCGCAACGCCGCGGTCATGGGCATGGGCGCCGACGGCAAGATGAAGGAGCTGCGCGCCGGCACCAATGGGTGGATGTGCATGCTCGATCTCGCCGGCGACTCGATGTGCCTCGACAAGGAGTGGCAGGCCTGGGGCGACGCCTGGATGAACAAAAAGGGCCCGCCGAAGCCGCAGACGGTCGGCGTGGCCTACATGCTCAAGGGCGACAAGGGCGCCAGTAACACCGATCCGTACGCGACGAAACCGACGGCTGACAACCAGTGGGTCGTGAGCGGACCGCACATCATGCTCCTTCCGACGGACGTCAGTCAGTTCGACGCGTTTCCGACGGATTGGACCAAGGGTGGTCCGTGGGTAATGTGGAAAGGAACGCCGTACGCCCACATCATGGTCCCGACGACGTCGATGGCGAAATCAGCGTCCAAGGCTCCGGCCGAGAAGAAGGCCGCCGACAAGAAATAGACCCGGCGAGGCAGGACGCGTGGCCGCGCTGCTCCTGGTGCTCGCGCCCAAGAGCGGCGGCCACGCGATCTTGATCCTAGAAAGCGAACGCGGGGAATAGCGGGTTCACGGAAGACTTGTAGGAGGGAGGACCGGAAGAGGGCCCGCTCAATTTCCACATCAAACGGGACGCTACCGCACGAGCACACCGCATTCGATCCCTCGCCCGCGAGCCCATAGGAAACATTGACGCCAGTTCGCATCACGCGGCCCCATGCAGCGGGCATCCAGGACCCCCTGAAAGACCCCGGTGCCGTCGAGCCGCCGGCCCCTGAGCCCTCCCTGGAGCCGAGACCGCCCGGCTCTGATCCGGATGAAACCGGTTGTGCCCCGTCGCGGGCTGGTCCCTGAGCCGCTTGCTCCGGTCGATCTCTATGCTCTTCATGACTCCTCCTGTCCCTTGACGTGAGAGGGGACGCACACTTTGGACTTGACGGGCCCCTTATCCGCGCTGTATCAGGGGCCATGGTCCCTGCATCGCCGCCCAGCGGCGGCGCCGGTGCGTTCCAACGAGATCGTGCCCCGTTCACCGACCTCTGAAGGGAGATCCCCGATGATCGCACGCCTCCGGATCGCGGTCCTGACATTGGCCCTCGTGGGGGCTCTGATCGGCACCCTAAGCGCGGCCTCATCCGTCGCGGCCCAGGACGCCCTCCGTGCGCCGCTGCCGACCCCGGTAAAAGCCAAGCTGGGCATGCTGAACGTGCCCGCGCTGTCGCCGCTCTGGCTCCTGCCCGAGTACGCGGCCAAGTACAACATCCAGATGGAGCCGGTCATGTTCCAGCGCTTCGCGGACGCGCGCACGGCGCTGGCCTCCGGCGACCTGGACATCACGGCCTTCGGCCCGCAGGACATCTCGCTCGGCCTGGGCCAGGGGATCAAGAGCATGGTGGGCGTGGCCGGCGTGGGCTATGGCAATGACTGCCTGGTCGTGCGCAAGGGCGACGACATCAAGGACTGGAAGAGCCTCGAGGGCAAAACCATCGGGGTGGGCGCCGGCTCCATCTCCTGGCTCAAGTTCGCGGCGTCCGTCCAGGAGAACGGGCTCGACTACGGCAAGCTCAAGATCATCAACATCATGGGCGGCGGCACCAACTACCTCAAGGCGCTCCAGGGCAAGGAGATCGACCTCGCGGTGGTGTGGCACCCCTTCTGCGCCCAGGGCATCGTGGACGGCTACGCCCAGTACCCG contains:
- a CDS encoding ABC transporter substrate-binding protein, whose product is MIARLRIAVLTLALVGALIGTLSAASSVAAQDALRAPLPTPVKAKLGMLNVPALSPLWLLPEYAAKYNIQMEPVMFQRFADARTALASGDLDITAFGPQDISLGLGQGIKSMVGVAGVGYGNDCLVVRKGDDIKDWKSLEGKTIGVGAGSISWLKFAASVQENGLDYGKLKIINIMGGGTNYLKALQGKEIDLAVVWHPFCAQGIVDGYAQYPSIDHNRSKTVGGLISILAVNRGFMEKNRDAVQRLVVAYLDVLKFAQANPQRWAKIYAEKAGLPEPVAAESIRYTKLDATLPLESIKRLSKFLSDNGVIARDVSVELTPAYNYDFLSRATGKTPAELGLNQ
- a CDS encoding IS256 family transposase translates to MGKGISKPIEAHELEPVSLSELIHQHVRVAIETAVHEELRAALATAPYERSEARRGYRNGTKERTLTGPTSPIALTLPRATLFQPSGAKEGTSVILPRYQRRMPVVNEAVVATYLAGGNTRRIRGALQSLLKAAPLSKSAVSRVIATLKEGLETWRTRSLADLDVIYVYLDGFGLRVRSAGKVVSASVLGVVGVLPDGHKHLLALELCGGESFTAWKRCFDDLVARGLRAPMLAIIDGNAGLRRAVGLVWPCAAAQRYCVHKLRNLERKAPKRALPEIRDDFHRIVYAASADTARGAFVAFERTWSKRCPRVVTSLREGGDELLTFFAFPKAQWKALRSTNVIERLHGEFRRRVKTQGSLPSEDAAVVLLFSLVASGQIKLRRIDGWRKIAAVLSQHTPVAA